CCGTAGGCGCTTCCAGGTCGTCGAGCATGGCCCGGATCGCCTTGGCCGCGGCCTCCACCTCGTCCAGGTCGATCCTGAAGGACGAACCGCTCATGATGTGCCCCCACCCCAGTTCCGCCAGGCTCTCGCCTGCCTGTGCCGGCCGCGCTGCCGCGCCGCCGGAAGGCCGGCCCGCCGCGCAGCGGGCCGGCCCTTCGGTCGATCGGTCGAGTACGTCGGACGCGCCGCTCAGAGAGCGGTCGCGCCCTCCGGACCGACCATGTACAGGCCCGTGTCACCGAACGCGATCGCGAGCGGCACCCGGTCCACCTTCGCCTCGTTGAGGAGCGCGCCGCTGGAGACGTGCCACAGGCGCAGCGTCGCCTCCTGGTCGCCGCAGGCCAGCAGCACCTCGCCGTCGAGGTCCTGCAGGGTGACGCTGCGCACCGCGGCGCCGCCGCCGGCGAACTCGCCGACCGCGCCGCCGTCACGGGCGTCCCAGATCCGCAGCACGCCGTCGGCGCCGCCCGCGGCCAGCACCTCGCGGCCGCCGACCAGCCCGAAGGCCAGCACCTCCACCGGTCCGGCCACACCTGCGAGTTCGAGCAGCGGTCGGCCGTCGGCGGCGTCCCACAGGCCGACCCGGCCGGCGGGCCCGCCGGTGGCGACGGTCTGACGGCCCGCCACGGCAGCGGCGGCGAGCGCCGTGACGCCGTCGGGGTCGGCGGTGAAACGCCGCAGCTGGGCGCCGCCGAGCGCGTCGCGGACCCGCACCGTGCCGTCCTCGCCCGCGGAGACCAGCAGTGCCGGCGAGTCCTCGACGGGCGGGCAGAAGGCGAGGACGGACACCGGGCCGGTGTGCGGGGTCGGCAGCGGGAGGTCCGTGCCGGTCCGGGCGTCGAGGCAGCGCACGGCGCCGGCCGCGGTGCCGCAGACCAGCAGCGGCTGCTCGTCCGCGGGGCAGAGGGCCATGGAGGTGACCGCGCCGCCGTCGGGGCCCGCCGCCCACAGCTGGGCGCCGCCGGCCGCGTCGAGGAGCCGGACGGTGCCGTCCCCGTGGCCGACGGCCAGCCGCGGGCGGCCGTCCTGCTCGAGGACGGTGAGCGCGTTGACGGGGTGGCCGCCGGGCGGTGCCAGGAGGTCAGCGACCCGGGTGAAGCCGGCCGGGTCCCAGAGCACGACGGCGCCGTGCTCGTCGCCGACGGCGAGCAGCGGGCGGCCGTCGAGGCGCAGCGCGGCCAGCGAGGTGAGCCAGCCCTGCCGGGAGGGGCGGCCGTCGACGGCCGTTCCGGTGTAGACGTCCCACAGGCGGAGGGTGCCGTCGAGCGAGCAGGAGGCGAGCAGCGGGTCGCCGTCCGACCGCAGGAAGGCCAGGCCGGTGACGGAAGCGGAGTGGCCGGTGAGGACGGCGACGGGCTGCCCGGTGGCGAGGTCCCAGAGGCGGGCGGTGCCGTCGGCGCCGGCCGAGGCGAGGACCGCCTGGTTGCCGAGGGCGAGGACGGCGAGCGCGGTGACCCGGTC
The nucleotide sequence above comes from Streptomyces sp. TLI_235. Encoded proteins:
- a CDS encoding WD40 repeat protein, which codes for MSGGAVSPSTETVPGEGSGVLRFTAPADGPAGGRIDLVVEATGAFRVERVAAGGRAFRSGRIDPVFLTRVLKALSSAAPGNAQVEAGVDAGSTPGRRLVATGTPPGGDAVWDDAAGVPVPGIARALEVLVAQALDPAAAGLLPAAVVHLDQPEPAPAGETDGAGRPAAAVGSVGGRPAYALARPGEGFGLTALEDAAALGGSGTDAGVLPTAVALGSAQGRELFAVGGEDGAVQVWDAVSGDLLHGTAGGEGAQVVSAAQVHGVPLAFSAGRAGEIRAWHTADGRGLGLLPVAGAGADALCHARCADLDLLAAGGADGLIRVWDTATGEQLHLLVGHTDRVTALAVLALGNQAVLASAGADGTARLWDLATGQPVAVLTGHSASVTGLAFLRSDGDPLLASCSLDGTLRLWDVYTGTAVDGRPSRQGWLTSLAALRLDGRPLLAVGDEHGAVVLWDPAGFTRVADLLAPPGGHPVNALTVLEQDGRPRLAVGHGDGTVRLLDAAGGAQLWAAGPDGGAVTSMALCPADEQPLLVCGTAAGAVRCLDARTGTDLPLPTPHTGPVSVLAFCPPVEDSPALLVSAGEDGTVRVRDALGGAQLRRFTADPDGVTALAAAAVAGRQTVATGGPAGRVGLWDAADGRPLLELAGVAGPVEVLAFGLVGGREVLAAGGADGVLRIWDARDGGAVGEFAGGGAAVRSVTLQDLDGEVLLACGDQEATLRLWHVSSGALLNEAKVDRVPLAIAFGDTGLYMVGPEGATAL